The following coding sequences lie in one Arachis stenosperma cultivar V10309 chromosome 5, arast.V10309.gnm1.PFL2, whole genome shotgun sequence genomic window:
- the LOC130980444 gene encoding serine/threonine-protein phosphatase 7 long form homolog: protein MVRNYAAAEEHIINYLEHPIYPNRNLLVRKLDPPQTWNPMVENYLRTTGFYHVSKIGIIRGFYPLLAALVERWRPETHTFVMPVSEITVTLEDVAYIFGLPIDGEAVSGWTDSSADFVRSQSYAIFGREPEVSSFSKSYIKLAWVRRVRDAEPLDTENSIRRYVRCHIFYLLGSTLFADKSTAYAHAKYLPLLRDFDRIHTYSWGSACLAHLYRALCRASRFDTKEMDGPLNLLFVWAWERMPCLAPVPRNTLPPAEIPVAKRWSHSAHPTAWSSNTVVTFRHHIDYMQEFEWRPYAGLIVPDELHGHLDVCDTVAPLMSFECIEWHPVDRVMRQFGYSQPTPQGARDIPLDLHCMALRGVQLHDWTVIHGAWIEEWGNRRNTRLRDLHPLPTWDFSPTMEYRDWYMRSYGHLLRLSEYVSQDPQPHVPQPPAPQEYVPQQPQPDQHAMFQPFPYYVPQPPEHSQGSR, encoded by the exons atggtaCGTAATTATGCGGCGGCTGAAGAACATATTATCAACTATTTGGAGCATCCAATTTAT CCTAACAGGAATTTATTGGTGCGTAAACTGGATCCACCACAGACGTGGAATCCGATGGTAGAAAACTACCTACGCACCACGGGATTCTACCACGTCTCAAAGATTGGGATAATACGTGGATTTTATCCGTTATTAGCTGCTCTGGTCGAAAGGTGGAGGCCAGAGACTCACACCTTCGTGATGCCTGTGAGTGAGATTACAGTGACGTTGGAAGATGTCGCTTATATATTTGGCCTACCCATTGACGGAGAGGCTGTGAGTGGATGGACAGACAGTAGTGCCGACTTCGTGCGAAGCCAGAGTTACGCCATATTTGGTCGGGAGCCAGAAGtcagtagtttttcaaaatcctaTATAAAGTTGGCTTGGGTAAGACGTGTCAGAGACGCGGAGCCGTTAGACACTGAGAATTCCATTAGGCGATATGTCAGATGTCATATCTTCTACTTGTTGGGGTCGACCTTATTCGCGGATAAGTCGACCGCATACGCCCATGCGAAGTATCTACCTTTGCTTCGAGATTTCGATCGGATCCATACTTACAGTTGGGGTTCAGCATGTCTTGCACATCTTTATAGAGCATTGTGCCGTGCATCACGATTTGATACAAAGGAGATGGATGGACCTCTCAATTTGTTGTTTGTTTGGGCTTGGGAGCGAATGCCATGTCTTGCGCCCGTACCGAGGAACACCCTTCCACCCGCTGAGATACCAGTTGCAAAGAG GTGGAGTCATTCGGCGCACCCCACAGCGTGGTCATCGAATACTGTAGTGACATTTAGGCATCATATAGACTACATGCAGGAG TTTGAGTGGCGGCCGTACGCCGGATTGATCGTGCCCGACGAGCTACACGGACATCTCGATGTGTGTGACACCGTTGCTCCGTTGATGTCGTTTGAGTGCATCGAATGGCACCCTGTGGATCGAGTGATGCGTCAGTTTGGGTATTCACAACCTACCCCGCAAGGAGCAAGGGATATTCCACTGGACCTGCATTGCATGGCTCTTCGCGGAGTACAGCTTCATGACTGGACAGTTATTCATGGGGCATGGATAGAGGAGTGGGGCAACAGGCGAAACACTCGCCTGCGGGATCTGCACCCCCTTCCGACCTGGGATTTTAGTCCGACCATGGAGTATCGGGATTGGTACATGCGCTCATATGGGCATCTACTGAGATTGTCGGAGTACGTTTCTCAGGATCCACAGCCACATGTACCACAGCCACCTGCCCCACAGGAGTATGTTCCTCAGCAGCCACAGCCAGATCAGCATGCAATGTTTCAGCCGTTTCCATATTATGTACCACAGCCACCGGAGCACAGTCAGGGTAGCCGATAA
- the LOC130982539 gene encoding ribosomal RNA small subunit methyltransferase, mitochondrial: MLGAPRRVLGLIPYSLQKLSPRQLHHHDVNNGGGGNSEKEESFRFYKSRGQHILVNPRILDTIVRRSAINPTDTVLEIGPGTGNLTLKLLEAAHRVVAVEIDDRMVHVLEKRVLQHGLRHKLNVIQKDALRIRFPHFDLVVANIPYGISSPLLMKLVYGASPFRSATLLLQKEFAGRLLANPGDSEFNRLAVNVKLVADVEFVMDVSKRDFLPCPKVDSSVVIIRPKDQVPDVDMREWRAFTRTCFSRKNKTLGATFKQKSKLLSLSKLSNVSGFAEEEEEDDHDHDEGGSQRSFKEKIIGVLKTGGYEDKRPSKLSIEELLHLLSLFNGAGIYFHDCRKNSNEDRFDEDDG, translated from the exons ATGCTTGGAGCCCCAAGGCGCGTCCTTGGGTTAATCCCCTATAGTCTACAAAAACTGTCACCGCGGCAACTCCACCACCACGATGTCAACAATGGTGGCGGTGGCAatagtgaaaaagaagagagcttTCGTTTCTACAAGAGCAGAGGTCAACACATTCTCGTCAACCCTCGAATTCTCGACACCATCGTTCGGAGGTCCGCTATCAATCCCACTGACACTGTCCTCGAGATAGGACCCGGCACCGGCAACCTCACCCTCAAGCTTCTAGAAGCCGCCCACAGGGTCGTCGCCGTCGAGATCGACGATCGCATGGTACATGTACTCGAGAAGCGCGTCCTACAACACGGCCTCCGCCACAAGCTCAAC GTTATACAAAAAGATGCGTTGCGAATACGATTCCCACACTTTGATCTCGTGGTGGCGAACATTCCTTATGGGATTTCGTCACCTCTTCTGATGAAACTGGTGTATGGGGCAAGCCCATTTAGGAGTGCAACTCTTCTGCTTCAGAAGGAGTTTGCTGGAAGGTTACTGGCTAATCCCGGTGACTCTGAGTTCAACCGATTGGCGGTGAACGTGAAGCTTGTGGCTGACGTGGAGTTTGTCATGGATGTAAGCAAGAGGGACTTTCTGCCATGCCCCAAAGTTGATTCCTCTGTTGTCATAATCCGCCCCAAGGATCAGGTTCCAGATGTTGATATGCGTGAGTGGAGGGCCTTCACCAGGACTTGTTTTAGCAGGAAGAACAAGACACTTGGGGCCACCTTTAAGCAAAAGTCCAAACTTTTAAGCTTGTCCAAACTGTCCAATGTGTCTGGTTttgctgaagaagaagaagaagatgatcaTGATCATGATGAAGGGGGGTCTCAGAGGTCTTTTAAGGAAAAGATTATTGGGGTGCTTAAAACGGGAGGGTATGAAGACAAACGGCCTTCCAAACTTTCTATTGAGGAATTGCTGCATTTGCTCTCATTGTTCAATGGAGCTGGCATATATTTTCATGACTGTCGCAAGAACTCTAATGAAGATAGATTTGATGAAGATGATGGCTAG
- the LOC130979783 gene encoding 3-epi-6-deoxocathasterone 23-monooxygenase CYP90C1, protein MNPKPPRVTAYDLVVGIYSQREHHKQDMAWMIVTGVIICFITSLCWWLLRENKKKKKKKKVVRRGKVPEGRWGWPIIGETLDFIASGYTSQPQPLTFLEKRKSMYGNVFKTSILGSSVIVSTEVEVNKVVLMNQGNMFVPAYPKSIRELMGEHSILHMNGTLHRKMHALIGGFLRSPHLKARITTDIERAVKQCLATWTSHQSIYVQDQVKMITFSVLVKVLMSVGAGEELKLLKKEFEEFIKGLICLPLKFPGTRLYKSLKAKERMVKIVKRIIEERKKKKKEKVSNEEKDVVDVVLGNEWNPELTLEMMSSNIIEMMIPGEETLPTAMTIALFFLSNSPLALSKLREENMQLKRQKSSSPNSSDEYAWTDYMSLQFTQNVISETLRMANIVNGIWRKAVKDVEIKGYLIPKGWCVMASLTSVHLDSNNYENPFKFDPWRWEKIGAAASNNCFTPFGGGQRLCPGLELSRLELSIFLHHLVTTYRWVAETDEIIYFPTVKMKRKLPISVEPINA, encoded by the exons ATGAACCCAAAACCGCCACGAGTCACTGCTTATGACTTGGTGGTTGGTATATATAGCCAGAGAGAGCATCACAAACAAGACATGGCATGGATGATTGTGACGGGAGTAATAATCTGCTTCATCACGAGTCTTTGTTGGTGGCTTCTCCgtgaaaataagaagaagaagaagaagaagaaggtggtgAGAAGGGGGAAGGTTCCAGAAGGGCGGTGGGGTTGGCCTATAATCGGAGAGACCCTTGATTTCATTGCCTCCGGCTACACTTCTCAACCTCAACCTCTCACCTTCTTGGAAAAGCGCAAGTCCAT GTATGGGAATGTGTTCAAGACGAGCATACTGGGAAGCAGTGTGATAGTGTCGACGGAGGTGGAGGTGAACAAGGTGGTTCTGATGAACCAAGGGAACATGTTCGTCCCTGCTTATCCCAAATCAATAAGGGAACTCATGGGGGAACACTCCATACTCCACATGAATGGCACCCTCCACAGGAAGATGCATGCACTCATCGGAGGCTTCCTCCGATCCCCGCACCTCAAGGCTCGAATCACCACTGACATTGAACGCGCTGTCAAACAATGCTTGGCCACTTGGACCTCGCACCAATCAATATACGTTCAAGATCAAGTCAAAATG ATTACGTTTAGTGTATTGGTTAAAGTTTTGATGAGCGTTGGTGCTGGTGAAGAGCTCAAGTTGTTgaagaaagaatttgaagagtTCATCAAAGGGTTAATTTGCTTGCCCCTCAAGTTTCCAGGAACAAGGCTATACAAATCCTTGAag GCGAAAGAAAGGATGGTGAAGATTGTGAAGAGGATAATAGAggagaggaaaaagaagaagaaggaaaaagttAGTAATGAAGAGAAGGATGTGGTGGACGTGGTGTTAGGGAATGAGTGGAATCCGGAGCTGACGTTGGAAATGATGAGTTCCAACATAATAGAGATGATGATACCTGGTGAAGAGACCCTTCCTACTGCCATGACCATCgctctcttcttcctttctaACTCCCCTCTTGCTCTTTCCAAACTCCGA GAGGAGAACATGCAACTGAAGAGGCAGAAGAGTAGTAGTCCTAACTCTTCAGATGAATATGCATGGACTGATTACATGTCACTGCAATTTACTCAAAAT GTCATAAGTGAAACTCTTAGAATGGCCAATATTGTCAACGGCATTTGGAGAAAAGCAGTCAAAGACGTAGAAATTAAAG GGTACTTAATTCCTAAGGGATGGTGTGTTATGGCATCACTTACCTCTGTTCACTTAGACTCCAACAACTATGAAAACCCCTTTAAGTTTGATCCATGGAGATGGGAG AAAATTGGAGCTGCGGCTAGTAACAACTGTTTTACCCCATTTGGCGGTGGACAGAGATTATGCCCTGGGTTAGAACTCTCTAGGCTAGAGCTTTCTATTTTCCTTCACCATCTTGTCACTACTTACAG ATGGGTAGCTGAGACGGATGAAATAATATACTTTCCAACCGTCAAGATGAAAAGAAAGCTGCCAATTAGTGTAGAACCCATTAATGCATGA